A region of Pseudomonas marginalis DNA encodes the following proteins:
- a CDS encoding MFS transporter, with protein MDKYTPRPWEPHERPSLPGSPSTPLHPTHKRWLFAMVGVLVAITGGLGNALVIANLQYLQGALGATTAEMAWLPAAYVMTNVCMNLLLVKFRQQFGLRAFTEVFLVLYALVTFGHLFVNDLNSAIAVRAAHGMVGAALSSLGLYYMIQAFPAKWRLKSLVLGLGTAQLALPLARLFSEDLLQIAEWRGLYLFELGLALICLGCVFLLKLPPGDRFKTFEKLDFVTFAILASGVALLCAVLSLGRIDWWLEAPWIGVASACSLVLIMAGLAIEHNRANPMLMTRWLGSGTMIRLALAVILIRMVLSEQSTGAVGFMQMLNMSYQQMHTLYVVMLAGAISGLVVSALTINPAHLLMPLVISLALMATGSVMDSFSSNLTRPQNLYISQFLLGFGGTFFLGPTMVLGTKNVLANPRNLVSFSVMFGICQNLGGLIGAALLGTFQIVREKYHSSMIVEHLTLLDPRVAARVQSGGSAYGGIVADPELRNLMGIRSLATAATREANVMAYNDVFMLIAIIAILTMIWIFIRSLWLMSTTKAATPVQPSGATS; from the coding sequence ATGGACAAATACACCCCCCGCCCTTGGGAACCCCACGAGCGCCCGAGCCTGCCGGGCTCGCCGTCGACGCCGCTGCATCCGACGCACAAGCGCTGGCTGTTTGCGATGGTCGGCGTGCTGGTGGCAATCACCGGTGGCCTTGGCAACGCGCTGGTGATCGCCAACCTGCAATACCTGCAAGGCGCCCTCGGTGCGACCACCGCGGAAATGGCCTGGCTGCCCGCCGCCTATGTGATGACCAACGTATGCATGAACCTGCTGCTGGTGAAGTTCCGCCAGCAATTCGGCCTGCGCGCGTTTACCGAGGTGTTCCTGGTGCTGTATGCGCTGGTGACCTTCGGCCACTTGTTCGTCAACGACCTCAACTCGGCCATCGCCGTACGGGCCGCCCACGGCATGGTCGGCGCGGCGCTGAGTTCGTTGGGCTTGTATTACATGATCCAGGCGTTCCCGGCCAAGTGGCGGTTGAAATCCCTGGTGCTGGGGCTGGGCACGGCGCAGTTGGCGTTGCCCCTGGCGCGGCTGTTCTCCGAGGACTTGTTGCAGATCGCCGAATGGCGCGGGCTTTACCTGTTCGAACTGGGCCTGGCGCTGATCTGCCTGGGTTGTGTATTCCTGCTCAAACTGCCTCCCGGCGACCGCTTCAAGACCTTTGAAAAACTCGACTTCGTCACCTTCGCCATTCTCGCCAGCGGTGTCGCGCTGCTGTGTGCGGTGTTGTCCCTGGGGCGTATCGACTGGTGGCTGGAAGCGCCGTGGATCGGCGTGGCCTCGGCCTGTTCCCTGGTGCTGATCATGGCCGGCCTGGCCATCGAGCATAACCGCGCCAACCCGATGCTGATGACCCGCTGGCTGGGCAGCGGCACCATGATCCGCCTGGCGTTGGCGGTAATCCTGATTCGCATGGTGCTGTCGGAGCAGTCCACCGGTGCGGTGGGGTTCATGCAGATGCTGAACATGAGCTACCAGCAGATGCATACGCTGTACGTGGTGATGCTGGCCGGCGCGATCAGCGGGCTGGTGGTCAGTGCGCTGACGATCAACCCGGCGCACCTTCTAATGCCGTTGGTTATCTCCCTGGCGCTGATGGCCACCGGCTCGGTGATGGACAGTTTCTCCAGCAACCTCACGCGTCCGCAGAACCTGTACATCAGTCAGTTCCTGCTAGGCTTCGGTGGCACCTTCTTCCTGGGGCCGACCATGGTGCTGGGGACCAAAAACGTGCTGGCCAACCCGCGTAACCTGGTGAGCTTTTCGGTGATGTTCGGGATTTGCCAGAACCTCGGCGGCCTGATCGGCGCGGCTTTGCTCGGGACCTTCCAGATCGTGCGCGAGAAGTATCATTCCAGCATGATCGTCGAGCACCTGACGCTGCTCGACCCGCGTGTGGCCGCACGGGTGCAGAGCGGCGGGTCGGCCTATGGCGGTATCGTCGCCGACCCGGAACTGCGTAACCTCATGGGCATCCGCAGCCTGGCCACGGCGGCGACCCGCGAGGCCAATGTCATGGCCTACAACGATGTGTTCATGCTGATCGCGATTATCGCGATCCTGACCATGATCTGGATCTTTATCCGCAGTCTGTGGCTGATGAGTACCACCAAGGCAGCCACTCCCGTTCAACCCAGCGGCGCTACTTCATGA
- a CDS encoding TetR/AcrR family transcriptional regulator has protein sequence MKITKTQSLANRAHIVETASELFRERGYDGVGVAELMATAGFTQGGFYKHFGSKADLMAEAAENSLAKSLSNSSDLDIPGFVNLYVSRDHRDGRGEGCTMAALCGDAARQSDDLKATFASGVENTLAALEDKYTAGVDVPRQEVRAKMIDLLAHAIGAVMLSRACPDDSALADEILETCRAEIMASLPSSKESSA, from the coding sequence ATGAAGATCACCAAGACACAATCACTCGCCAACCGAGCTCATATTGTGGAGACGGCGTCAGAGCTGTTTCGTGAGCGTGGCTATGACGGTGTGGGTGTGGCAGAACTCATGGCTACTGCGGGTTTTACCCAGGGAGGCTTCTACAAACACTTCGGCTCCAAGGCCGACTTGATGGCCGAAGCAGCGGAAAATAGCCTGGCAAAGTCCCTGTCGAATAGCTCCGATCTGGACATTCCGGGCTTTGTGAACCTGTACGTGTCCAGGGATCACAGAGACGGCAGGGGAGAGGGGTGCACCATGGCAGCCCTGTGTGGTGACGCGGCCCGTCAGTCAGATGATCTGAAGGCAACCTTTGCCAGTGGCGTTGAAAACACGCTTGCAGCACTCGAGGACAAGTACACGGCGGGTGTGGATGTGCCCAGGCAAGAGGTCCGCGCGAAAATGATCGACCTGCTGGCCCATGCAATCGGTGCGGTCATGCTGTCGCGGGCGTGTCCGGATGACTCGGCCCTGGCGGATGAAATATTGGAAACGTGCCGCGCTGAGATAATGGCATCCCTGCCATCGAGTAAAGAAAGCAGCGCATGA
- a CDS encoding SDR family NAD(P)-dependent oxidoreductase, producing MSTPETVLITGASTGIGATYAERFAQRGHNLVLVARDKGRLDALASQLREKHAVSIDVIQADLTQTGDLARVEARLRDDASIGILVNNAGAALSGSFIEQSIDSVTNLVALNTTALVRLASAIAPRLVHAGNGAIINIGSVVGLAPEFGMSVYGATKAFVLFLSQGLSLELSPKGVYVQAVLPAATRTEIWDRAGIDINTLSEIMSVDELVDAALVGFDRREPVTIPPLQDAARWDALQAARQGLLSEIRQSVVAERYQAKA from the coding sequence ATGAGCACCCCAGAAACCGTACTGATTACCGGCGCCTCAACAGGCATTGGCGCGACCTACGCCGAGCGTTTTGCCCAACGTGGGCACAATCTCGTGCTGGTAGCCCGCGATAAAGGCCGGCTGGACGCACTGGCCTCGCAGCTGCGTGAGAAACACGCGGTGTCCATTGACGTGATCCAGGCCGACCTGACTCAAACCGGTGACCTGGCCCGCGTCGAAGCACGCCTGCGTGACGACGCCAGTATCGGCATCCTGGTGAACAATGCGGGCGCCGCCCTCTCCGGCAGCTTCATCGAGCAATCCATCGACAGCGTTACCAACCTGGTCGCGCTCAACACCACCGCCCTGGTGCGACTCGCCAGCGCCATCGCTCCACGCCTGGTACACGCCGGTAACGGCGCGATTATCAACATTGGCTCGGTGGTGGGGCTGGCACCGGAATTCGGCATGAGCGTCTACGGTGCAACCAAGGCGTTCGTGCTGTTTCTATCCCAGGGGCTGAGCCTCGAACTCTCGCCCAAGGGCGTCTACGTGCAAGCCGTTCTTCCAGCCGCCACTCGCACGGAAATCTGGGATCGCGCGGGCATCGACATCAATACCCTGAGCGAAATCATGAGCGTGGACGAGTTGGTCGATGCTGCGCTGGTCGGTTTTGATCGTCGCGAGCCGGTGACCATTCCGCCATTGCAAGACGCCGCCCGCTGGGATGCCCTGCAAGCCGCCCGCCAGGGTTTGCTGTCAGAGATTCGCCAATCGGTCGTCGCCGAGCGCTATCAAGCCAAGGCGTGA
- a CDS encoding NADP-dependent oxidoreductase, producing the protein MKAFLIDRYGKHQGRLAEVPDPEPGIHDVLVKVHASSVNQLDSKISKGEFKLILPYTFPLIMGNDLAGVVVRVGSGVRTFKPGDEVYARPPDARIGGFAELIAIKESALALKPKNTSMEQAAALPLVALTAWQVLVETARVKKGQKVFIQAGSGGVGSIAIQLAKHLGAFVATTTSTANVDWVKALGADVVIDYTQQNFENVLRDYDVVLNSLGPAELEKSLRILKPGGQLISISGPPTAEFAREQKLSWGLGWIMRLLSSGIRRKARRQGVDYGFVFMRASGAQLQKITALVESGAITPVIDRTFPLEATAEALSYVERGRAKGKVVIKVL; encoded by the coding sequence ATGAAAGCCTTCCTGATCGACCGTTACGGCAAGCATCAAGGACGCCTTGCCGAGGTACCGGACCCGGAACCGGGCATCCACGACGTACTGGTCAAGGTACATGCCAGCAGCGTCAACCAGCTGGACTCGAAGATCAGCAAGGGTGAATTCAAACTGATCCTGCCGTACACATTCCCGCTGATCATGGGCAACGACCTGGCCGGCGTCGTCGTTCGCGTAGGGTCAGGCGTGCGCACCTTCAAGCCCGGTGACGAGGTCTACGCGCGCCCGCCCGACGCGCGCATCGGTGGCTTTGCCGAGCTGATCGCGATTAAGGAAAGTGCCCTCGCACTGAAACCCAAAAACACCAGCATGGAACAAGCCGCCGCCCTGCCCCTGGTGGCACTGACCGCCTGGCAGGTGCTGGTTGAAACAGCCCGCGTGAAGAAGGGGCAAAAAGTCTTTATCCAGGCGGGCTCCGGTGGTGTCGGCAGCATTGCCATCCAGCTTGCAAAACACCTGGGGGCTTTCGTTGCCACCACGACCAGCACCGCCAACGTGGATTGGGTCAAGGCGTTGGGAGCAGACGTCGTCATCGACTATACGCAGCAGAATTTCGAAAACGTCTTGCGTGACTACGACGTCGTCTTGAACAGCCTCGGCCCCGCCGAACTGGAAAAATCCCTGCGCATTCTCAAACCGGGTGGGCAGCTCATCTCCATCTCGGGGCCACCGACCGCCGAGTTCGCACGCGAGCAAAAGCTGTCCTGGGGACTCGGTTGGATCATGCGCCTGTTAAGCAGCGGCATACGCAGAAAAGCCCGCAGGCAGGGCGTCGACTATGGGTTCGTGTTCATGCGTGCGAGCGGTGCGCAATTGCAGAAAATCACCGCGCTCGTCGAGTCCGGCGCTATCACACCGGTGATCGACCGAACCTTCCCTCTCGAGGCAACGGCTGAGGCCTTGAGCTACGTCGAACGGGGCAGAGCCAAGGGCAAGGTGGTGATCAAGGTCCTATGA
- a CDS encoding DASS family sodium-coupled anion symporter, protein MNAPATTAASFKLPLGLVIGVLVMVGVLLLPLPADLPVAGQRMLAILAFAVVVWITEAVSYEASAIMITSLMAFLLGTAPSLQDPTHLIGSSPAISMALTGFSNPALALVAGALFIAAAMTHTGLDRRIALVTLTRVGTSTRGILLGAIAVTILLSLVVPSATARSACVVPIMMGVVAAFGVDKRSNIAAGLMIVVAQGTSIWNVGILTAAAQNLLTVGFMDKMLGQRVSWIDWLIAGAPWAVIMSAVLLFLVIKLLPPETDSIPGGKEAVAQSLVDIGPMTGPQKRLLTVSVLLLLAWATEGRLHPFDTTSTTYAGLVFLLLPGIGVMTWKDVQSRIPWGTVIVFGVGISLGTALLTTQAGQWLGSQVVAHTGLDQVGPLGVFAILGAFLIVIHLGFASATALTSALLPILIAVLQTLPGEFNRLGMTMLLGFVMSYGFILPINAPQNMVCLGTGTFTAQQFAKVGILVTLIGYGLMLVFAATYWSWLGWI, encoded by the coding sequence ATGAACGCCCCCGCAACAACCGCAGCCTCTTTCAAGTTGCCCCTGGGCCTGGTGATCGGCGTACTGGTGATGGTCGGCGTGCTGCTGTTGCCGCTGCCCGCCGACCTGCCGGTGGCCGGGCAGCGCATGCTGGCGATCCTCGCGTTTGCGGTGGTGGTGTGGATCACCGAGGCGGTGTCCTATGAAGCCAGCGCGATCATGATCACCTCGCTCATGGCGTTTTTGCTCGGCACCGCGCCGTCGCTGCAAGACCCCACGCACCTGATCGGCTCCAGCCCGGCCATCAGCATGGCGCTTACCGGCTTTTCCAACCCGGCACTGGCCCTGGTGGCGGGCGCGTTGTTCATTGCGGCGGCCATGACCCACACCGGCCTGGACCGGCGCATCGCCCTGGTGACCCTGACCCGCGTCGGTACCAGCACGCGGGGCATTCTGCTCGGGGCGATTGCGGTGACGATCCTGCTCAGCCTCGTGGTGCCCAGCGCCACGGCGCGGAGCGCCTGTGTGGTGCCGATCATGATGGGCGTGGTCGCCGCATTTGGCGTGGACAAGCGCTCCAACATCGCCGCCGGCCTGATGATCGTGGTGGCCCAGGGCACCAGCATCTGGAACGTCGGCATCCTGACCGCCGCCGCGCAAAACCTGCTGACCGTGGGCTTTATGGACAAGATGCTCGGCCAGCGCGTGTCGTGGATCGACTGGCTGATCGCCGGCGCGCCGTGGGCGGTGATCATGTCGGCGGTGTTGCTGTTCCTGGTGATCAAGCTGCTGCCGCCGGAAACCGACAGCATCCCCGGTGGCAAGGAGGCCGTGGCCCAGTCCCTGGTGGACATCGGCCCGATGACCGGCCCGCAGAAACGTTTGCTGACGGTGTCGGTGCTGCTGCTGTTGGCATGGGCCACGGAAGGGCGCCTGCACCCGTTCGACACCACCTCGACCACCTATGCCGGGTTGGTGTTCCTGCTGCTGCCGGGCATCGGGGTGATGACCTGGAAAGATGTGCAATCGCGCATTCCGTGGGGCACGGTGATCGTGTTTGGCGTGGGCATCAGCCTCGGTACCGCATTGCTGACCACCCAGGCCGGGCAATGGCTGGGGTCTCAGGTGGTGGCGCACACCGGCCTGGATCAGGTCGGGCCGTTGGGGGTGTTTGCGATCCTGGGGGCGTTTCTGATTGTGATCCACCTGGGCTTTGCCAGCGCCACGGCGCTGACTTCGGCGTTGTTGCCGATATTGATTGCGGTGCTGCAGACCTTGCCGGGGGAGTTCAACCGCTTGGGCATGACCATGCTGTTGGGGTTTGTGATGAGCTACGGGTTTATCCTGCCGATCAATGCGCCGCAGAACATGGTGTGCCTGGGGACGGGGACGTTTACGGCGCAGCAGTTTGCCAAGGTGGGGATCCTGGTGACGTTGATCGGGTATGGGTTGATGTTGGTGTTTGCGGCGACTTACTGGAGCTGGCTCGGTTGGATCTGA
- a CDS encoding hybrid sensor histidine kinase/response regulator, which produces MAKRSDDQQQALAGLLGLGNHSARKSHYPELTARLDELEAERNRYIRLNDELEQRVAARTDELLEANRNLQQQIAQREQVEQELRDARDAAEAANRSKDKYLAAASHDLLQPLNAARLLISTLRERKLPSVEQVLVERTHQALEGAEDLLTDLLDISRLDQAAVKPDVALYRLDELFAPLVSEFQSVALAAGLNLRARTGHYAIRTDLRLVTRILRNFLSNACRYTDEGCILLGARRRGDRLRLEVWDTGRGIAADRLDAIFLEFNQLDVGRASDRKGVGLGLAIVERIAEILGYPVAVRSWPGRGSMFSIEVPISEEMPLAISQLPVLPTTGNPLPGRRLLVIDNEVSILDSMRALLGQWGCEVITATDQAGALLALQGRAPELILADYHLDHGVVGCAVVKHLREHFAQNIPAVIITADRTDQCRRALRRLDAPLLNKPLKPGKLRAVLSQLLT; this is translated from the coding sequence ATGGCGAAGCGCTCTGACGACCAGCAACAGGCCCTCGCCGGTCTGTTGGGCCTGGGTAATCACTCGGCGCGCAAGAGCCACTACCCGGAACTCACCGCGCGTCTCGACGAGCTGGAGGCCGAGCGCAACCGCTATATCCGTCTCAACGATGAGCTGGAGCAGCGCGTGGCGGCGCGCACCGATGAACTGCTGGAAGCCAACCGCAACCTGCAACAGCAGATCGCCCAGCGCGAGCAGGTCGAGCAGGAGCTGCGTGACGCCCGCGATGCCGCCGAGGCCGCCAACCGCAGCAAGGACAAATACCTCGCCGCCGCCAGCCATGACCTGTTGCAGCCGCTCAACGCCGCGCGACTGCTGATCTCCACCTTGCGCGAGCGCAAGCTGCCCAGCGTCGAACAAGTGCTGGTGGAACGTACGCACCAGGCCCTGGAAGGCGCCGAGGATTTGCTCACCGACCTGCTGGATATTTCGCGGCTCGACCAGGCGGCGGTCAAGCCCGATGTGGCGCTGTATCGCCTGGATGAGCTGTTTGCGCCGCTGGTCTCGGAGTTCCAGTCGGTGGCGCTGGCGGCCGGGCTGAACCTGCGCGCGCGTACCGGCCATTATGCGATTCGCACCGACCTGCGCCTGGTGACGCGGATCCTGCGTAACTTCCTCAGCAACGCCTGTCGCTACACCGACGAGGGCTGCATCCTGCTCGGCGCGCGCCGCCGTGGCGATCGCCTGCGCCTGGAAGTGTGGGACACCGGGCGCGGCATCGCGGCCGACCGCCTCGACGCGATCTTCCTCGAGTTCAACCAGCTCGACGTCGGCCGTGCCTCGGACCGCAAAGGCGTAGGGCTGGGCCTGGCGATTGTCGAGCGCATCGCCGAGATCCTCGGCTACCCGGTGGCGGTCCGTTCGTGGCCGGGGCGCGGCTCGATGTTCAGCATCGAGGTGCCCATCAGCGAAGAGATGCCCCTGGCGATCAGCCAACTGCCGGTGCTGCCGACCACGGGTAACCCGCTGCCGGGGCGGCGTTTGCTGGTAATCGACAACGAGGTGAGCATCCTCGACAGCATGCGCGCGCTGCTGGGGCAGTGGGGCTGCGAGGTAATTACCGCCACCGACCAGGCCGGGGCGTTGCTGGCTTTGCAGGGCAGGGCGCCGGAGCTGATCCTCGCCGACTACCACCTTGACCATGGGGTGGTGGGTTGTGCGGTGGTCAAGCACCTGCGCGAGCATTTCGCGCAGAACATCCCCGCCGTGATCATCACCGCCGACCGCACTGACCAGTGCCGCCGCGCGCTGCGCCGCCTGGACGCGCCGTTGCTGAACAAACCGCTCAAGCCCGGCAAGTTGCGGGCGGTATTGAGCCAGTTATTGACCTAG